CGTCACGTATTCATTCCGCTCAAAGATAATCGCGCCATTGATGATCCACTCGATCGCGCGTCTATATGAACTTGTATCAATCCAGTGTTTTAATAATTTTTCATCAACAATATGCATCGCAGCAGACTTTTCGTCAAATTCATAATGTTTTACATACCAAGAATCTTCGGCATCCCTTACGATAATAAATAAAATCACATCAAAGTTATCCGTAACCGGACTTATCGGCTTGAACTTTTCTAAAATCAAAATACCTAATGTATTCGCTTGACTTGCCCTTTCTTGATAAATCGGGCGTAATACATCCTCCATTACTCTTCCCCCACATTCTAATTCTGTTCACTTTCCTATTCGATACGTTCATAAAAAATCCTTTTTTTCAAATTATAATCCCACAGGTAAATTATGCTATACTACGAATGAAGAGATAAAGGAGGTACGCGGTGTGGCTTTAAAATACAGTAGCAAAATTAATAAAATCCGCTCCTTTGCGTTCTGGTTAATCTTTGTTGGTTTTGGCGTTATGTATCTTGGACTCGTGTTTAAAGAGACAGCCTGGCTGATGGCCGTGTTTATGATATTAGGGATGGGCTTTATCGGACTTAGCACCGTCGTTTATTTCTGGATCGGCATGCTTTCAACCCGCACCATTCAAATCATCTGCCCTTCTTGTGAAAAGCCGACAAAAATGCTCGGCCGCGTGGATGCTTGTATGCACTGCAATCAGCCGCTGACGATGGACAAGAAGCTGGAAGGCGAAGAATTTGATGAGAAATACAATTCAAAACGCTATAAAAAACAGCAGTCTTAATGAACATACGTAACCCCCGTACTCGTGCGAGACGGGGGTGATTTTATAGAAAATAAAATTAACTGAAAGCAGTAAATGCTTTCAGTTATTAGTGAGCCGCTTTGTTTTTACATTGAGAACAAGTTCCGTAAACTTCCATGCGGTGATGACTTACATCAAATCCAGTCACCTGTTCAGCTAATGATTCCACTTCATTGAGACTTGGATAGTGAAAGTCAACAATTTTGCCGCATGTTTCACAAATAATATGATAATGATCGGTCGTATTACAATCAAACCGGCTCGAAGAATCCCCATAAGTCAATTCGCGGACAAGGCCGATTTCTCTAAATACGCGCAGGTTGTTGTAAACCGTTGCGACACTCATATTGGGAAATTTACTTTCCAATGCTTTATAAATCTCATCAGCTGTAGGGTGAGTC
This Halobacillus salinarum DNA region includes the following protein-coding sequences:
- the perR gene encoding peroxide-responsive transcriptional repressor PerR → MAVSDHRLQEAIDTLKDSGVRITPQRHAVLEYLLNSMTHPTADEIYKALESKFPNMSVATVYNNLRVFREIGLVRELTYGDSSSRFDCNTTDHYHIICETCGKIVDFHYPSLNEVESLAEQVTGFDVSHHRMEVYGTCSQCKNKAAH
- a CDS encoding YgzB family protein; this translates as MALKYSSKINKIRSFAFWLIFVGFGVMYLGLVFKETAWLMAVFMILGMGFIGLSTVVYFWIGMLSTRTIQIICPSCEKPTKMLGRVDACMHCNQPLTMDKKLEGEEFDEKYNSKRYKKQQS